The proteins below are encoded in one region of Neoasaia chiangmaiensis:
- the gltB gene encoding glutamate synthase large subunit produces the protein MSEQNFVAAYDENRRRLEGLYDASQERDACGVGLVAALDGKRRRDVVVAGIDALKALWHRGAVDADGKTGDGAGIHVEIPQDFFAAAIHSAGDDHIEGRIAVGMVFLPKTDLAAQEAGRAIIEREILDFGYGIYGWRQVPIDTACIGEKANATRPEIEQIMIRNRLKRSEAEFERDLYVIRRRIEKAAATGHVDLYVCSLSCRSVIYKGMFLAENLTDFYPDLLDERFVSRFAIYHQRYSTNTFPTWKLAQPFRRIAHNGEINTISGNVNWMRSHETRLADPELDPYMADLKPVVQAAGSDTAMLDNVFELLTYAGRDAPMAKTLLVPASAGANSAMTSKQKALFAYCNAVMEPWDGPAALCATDGRWVIAGLDRAGLRPLRYTITRNDLLVVGSETGMVRFKDAEIRLRGRLGPGETLGLDLQEAKLYAPEELLNLLAERQDFTVWTRNIRNIGSVVRDDVAEPVLFSSDMLRRRQLAVSLTHEEMETILHPMVETGAEAIGSMGDDTPLQVLSSTYRGLAHYFRQGFSQVTNPPIDSLRETRVMSLITRLGNLGNVLDQSPAQCDLLQLPSPVLTSGEFDALRQFCGRDGALVDCTFDAASGEEGLRDGIARIRRETEDHVRGGCTHLFLSDENQSAERAAIPMILATAAVHVHLVRQSLRTFTSLNVRSADAMDVHAIAVTIGVGATTVNPYLAQECIQDRLNRGLFGDMTLREAVERYRKAVDKGLLKIMSKSGISIVSAYRGGYNFEAIGLSRALVAEFFPGMASRISGIGLPGIARNVLTAHETAWGGAVEALPIGGLYKLRRSGEVHAFNGQLVHMLQTAVATDSFSLFRRYADAVRQQPPVALRDLLDFRRVREPIAVDDVESITQIRRRLVAPGISLGALSPEAHETLAIAMNRIGAKSDSGEGGEDASRARPRANGDNACSAIKQVASGRFGVTAEYLNNCREIEIKVAQGAKPGEGGQLPGFKVTELIGKLRHATPGVTLISPPPHHDIYSIEDLAQLIYDCKQINPTATVTVKLVARTGIGTIAAGVAKAKADAILISGHSGGTGASPQSSIKYAGLPWEMGLSEAHQVLMLNRLRHRVTLRTDGGLKTGRDVVIAAMLGAEEFGIGTAALVAMGCIMVRQCHSNTCPVGVCVQDEALRAKFEGTPEKVINLFSFIAEDVRNILAELGFRSLAEVIGRTDLLRQVSRGADYLDDLDLNSLLVQADPGPHARYCTRDGRNEVPETLDAQIIADARPLFDHREKLHLHYTVQNTHRAIGTRVSSLITRQFGMHALPADHLTLRLRGSAGQSLGAFAVQGLKLDVVGDANDYVGKGLSGATIVVRQSPTAARRSEENAIIGNTVLYGATSGLLFAGGQAGERFAVRNSGATAVVEGCGSNACEYMTGGTVVILGRAGDNFGAGFTGGMAFVLDTDGNFESRINPDTLLWNRVDGAEYETMLRELIERHARETGSAYATELLHRWETTLGRFWHVVPRDYARIIGYQPPAAAQAA, from the coding sequence ATGTCGGAGCAGAATTTCGTTGCGGCGTATGACGAGAACCGCCGTCGTCTCGAAGGGCTTTACGATGCGTCGCAGGAGCGGGATGCCTGCGGCGTGGGGCTGGTCGCCGCACTGGACGGCAAGCGCCGGCGCGATGTGGTGGTGGCCGGTATCGATGCGTTGAAGGCGCTCTGGCATCGCGGGGCGGTGGATGCCGACGGCAAGACCGGTGATGGTGCCGGCATTCATGTGGAAATTCCGCAGGATTTCTTCGCCGCCGCCATTCACAGCGCGGGTGACGACCATATCGAGGGCCGCATCGCCGTGGGCATGGTATTCCTGCCCAAGACCGATCTGGCCGCGCAGGAGGCGGGGCGCGCGATCATCGAGCGCGAGATCCTGGATTTTGGCTACGGCATCTACGGCTGGCGGCAGGTGCCGATCGACACGGCGTGCATCGGCGAGAAGGCGAATGCCACCCGTCCGGAAATCGAGCAGATCATGATCCGCAACCGGCTGAAGCGCTCGGAGGCGGAATTCGAACGCGACCTTTACGTCATCCGTCGCCGGATCGAGAAGGCGGCGGCGACGGGGCATGTGGACCTGTATGTCTGTTCGCTGTCCTGTCGCTCGGTGATCTACAAGGGCATGTTCCTGGCGGAGAACCTGACCGATTTCTATCCGGACCTGCTGGACGAGCGCTTCGTCTCGCGTTTCGCGATCTACCATCAGCGTTATTCGACCAATACCTTCCCGACATGGAAGCTGGCGCAGCCGTTCCGTCGCATCGCGCATAATGGTGAGATCAACACGATCTCCGGCAATGTGAACTGGATGCGCAGCCACGAAACGCGTCTGGCCGATCCCGAACTTGATCCATACATGGCCGATCTCAAGCCTGTCGTGCAGGCGGCGGGTTCGGACACGGCGATGCTCGATAACGTATTCGAGTTGCTGACCTATGCCGGGCGCGATGCGCCGATGGCCAAGACCCTGCTTGTGCCGGCCAGTGCCGGCGCGAACTCGGCGATGACGTCGAAGCAGAAGGCGCTGTTCGCCTATTGCAATGCGGTCATGGAGCCGTGGGACGGTCCGGCGGCGCTGTGCGCGACCGATGGGCGCTGGGTGATCGCCGGGCTGGACCGCGCCGGCCTGCGTCCCCTGCGTTACACGATCACGCGGAACGACCTGCTGGTCGTGGGGTCCGAGACGGGGATGGTGCGTTTCAAGGATGCCGAAATCCGCCTGCGCGGGCGCCTTGGGCCGGGCGAGACGCTTGGTCTGGACCTGCAGGAAGCGAAGCTCTACGCGCCGGAAGAACTGCTGAACCTGCTGGCCGAACGGCAGGACTTCACCGTCTGGACACGCAATATCCGCAACATCGGCTCGGTGGTGCGCGATGATGTGGCCGAGCCGGTGCTCTTCTCCAGCGATATGCTGCGTCGTCGCCAGCTCGCCGTCAGCCTGACGCATGAGGAGATGGAGACCATTCTCCACCCCATGGTGGAAACCGGCGCGGAAGCCATCGGCTCGATGGGCGACGACACGCCGCTTCAGGTGCTTTCCAGCACTTATCGCGGTCTGGCGCATTACTTCCGGCAGGGGTTCAGCCAGGTCACGAACCCGCCGATCGATTCCCTGCGTGAAACGCGCGTGATGAGCCTGATTACGCGGTTGGGCAATCTCGGCAACGTGCTGGACCAGTCGCCGGCGCAGTGCGACCTGCTGCAACTGCCGAGCCCCGTGCTGACGAGTGGCGAGTTCGATGCGCTTCGCCAGTTCTGCGGGCGGGATGGCGCGCTGGTGGATTGCACTTTCGATGCCGCGTCGGGCGAGGAAGGGCTGCGTGATGGAATTGCGCGTATCCGGCGGGAGACGGAGGATCATGTGCGCGGCGGTTGCACGCATCTGTTCCTGTCCGACGAGAACCAGAGTGCGGAACGCGCCGCGATTCCGATGATTCTGGCAACGGCGGCGGTGCATGTGCATCTGGTGCGCCAGTCCCTGCGCACCTTCACCTCGCTCAACGTCCGCTCGGCGGATGCCATGGACGTGCATGCGATCGCGGTGACGATCGGTGTCGGCGCGACGACGGTCAATCCCTATCTGGCGCAGGAATGCATCCAGGATCGCCTGAACCGTGGCCTGTTTGGGGACATGACGCTGCGTGAGGCGGTGGAACGTTACCGCAAGGCGGTCGACAAGGGTCTGCTCAAGATCATGTCCAAATCGGGCATCTCGATCGTCTCGGCTTATCGCGGCGGCTATAATTTCGAGGCGATCGGCCTGTCGCGGGCGCTTGTGGCGGAGTTTTTCCCCGGCATGGCGTCGCGCATCTCCGGCATCGGCCTGCCCGGCATCGCGCGCAATGTGCTGACGGCGCACGAAACGGCCTGGGGTGGCGCGGTGGAGGCACTGCCCATCGGCGGTCTCTACAAGCTGCGCCGCAGCGGTGAGGTGCATGCCTTCAACGGCCAGCTCGTGCACATGCTGCAAACGGCCGTGGCGACCGACAGCTTCTCGCTGTTCCGTCGTTATGCCGATGCGGTGCGCCAGCAGCCGCCCGTGGCGCTGCGCGACCTGCTGGACTTCCGCAGGGTGCGGGAGCCGATCGCGGTGGATGATGTGGAGAGCATCACGCAGATTCGTCGCCGTCTGGTCGCGCCGGGCATCTCGTTGGGTGCGCTGAGCCCCGAGGCGCACGAGACCCTGGCGATCGCCATGAACCGCATCGGCGCCAAGTCGGATTCCGGCGAGGGTGGCGAGGATGCTTCCCGCGCCAGGCCGCGCGCCAATGGCGATAATGCCTGTTCGGCAATCAAGCAGGTGGCGTCCGGCCGGTTCGGCGTGACGGCGGAATACCTGAACAATTGCCGCGAAATCGAGATCAAGGTCGCCCAGGGTGCGAAGCCGGGCGAGGGCGGCCAGTTGCCGGGTTTCAAGGTCACGGAACTGATCGGCAAGCTGCGCCACGCCACGCCCGGCGTGACGCTGATTTCCCCGCCGCCGCATCATGATATCTATTCGATCGAGGATCTGGCGCAGCTCATCTATGACTGCAAGCAGATCAATCCGACGGCGACGGTGACGGTAAAACTCGTGGCGCGGACAGGCATCGGCACGATCGCGGCGGGCGTGGCCAAGGCCAAGGCGGATGCCATCCTGATTTCCGGTCATTCCGGCGGCACGGGTGCCAGCCCGCAATCGTCGATCAAATATGCCGGTCTGCCGTGGGAGATGGGTCTGAGCGAAGCGCATCAGGTGCTCATGCTCAACCGTCTGCGTCACCGCGTGACGCTCCGCACCGATGGTGGTCTGAAGACCGGCCGGGACGTGGTGATCGCCGCGATGCTGGGCGCGGAGGAGTTCGGCATCGGCACGGCGGCGCTGGTGGCGATGGGCTGCATCATGGTGCGGCAGTGCCACTCCAATACGTGCCCGGTCGGCGTCTGCGTTCAGGACGAGGCGTTGCGCGCCAAGTTCGAGGGCACGCCGGAGAAGGTCATCAACCTGTTCTCCTTCATCGCCGAGGACGTGCGCAATATTCTCGCTGAACTCGGTTTCCGGAGTCTGGCGGAGGTGATCGGTCGCACGGATCTGCTGCGTCAGGTGTCGCGTGGTGCGGATTATCTCGACGATCTGGACCTTAATTCGCTGCTGGTCCAGGCCGATCCGGGGCCGCATGCGCGCTACTGCACGCGTGACGGGCGTAACGAGGTGCCGGAGACGCTGGATGCGCAGATCATTGCCGATGCGCGCCCGCTGTTCGATCATCGCGAGAAGCTGCACCTGCATTACACGGTGCAGAACACGCATCGTGCCATCGGCACGCGGGTGTCGTCACTGATTACGCGCCAGTTCGGCATGCATGCCCTGCCGGCGGACCATCTGACCTTGCGTCTGCGTGGTTCGGCGGGTCAGTCGCTCGGTGCCTTCGCCGTGCAGGGCCTGAAGCTCGATGTGGTGGGCGATGCGAACGACTATGTCGGCAAGGGGCTGTCGGGTGCGACGATCGTGGTGCGGCAGTCACCGACGGCGGCGCGCCGTTCGGAGGAGAATGCCATCATCGGCAACACCGTCCTCTACGGTGCGACGTCGGGGCTGCTTTTTGCGGGCGGACAGGCGGGCGAACGCTTCGCTGTGCGTAATTCCGGTGCCACAGCCGTGGTGGAAGGCTGTGGCTCGAACGCCTGCGAATACATGACCGGCGGGACGGTGGTCATCCTTGGCCGGGCGGGTGACAATTTCGGTGCCGGTTTTACCGGCGGCATGGCGTTCGTGCTGGATACCGACGGCAATTTCGAAAGCCGCATCAATCCCGATACGCTTTTATGGAATCGGGTCGACGGCGCCGAATACGAGACGATGCTGCGTGAGTTGATCGAGCGTCATGCCCGGGAGACCGGCAGCGCCTATGCGACGGAACTTCTGCATCGCTGGGAGACGACGCTGGGCCGCTTCTGGCATGTCGTGCCGCGCGATTATGCCCGGATCATCGGCTATCAGCCACCAGCCGCAGCGCAGGCGGCCTGA
- a CDS encoding glycosyltransferase family protein, with the protein MAKVRVIMMQRDEGDNLARWLTHYGNLFDFPNLEIMDNGSVDPMTIDLLKEAEKAGVRIYWGYDTLNDFHNKGGHFGNIVKSWDNTFDYDFALPLDCDEILAAVTDNGLSTDKADIHRTLNQLKGLSQSCRMDMLMFNVPGRPGWFAPDRAFHKGFLPARTMEIIDNGQHDPQSKTPGYVSVPLTYLHWHNASFEETQQRARRKMEPRAADLTDREALLAYKQTPNAPGVHLIDLLLMEPAEYYNKYADEVTFYAPSHGGRTVLHARGQYRLWDSAAYLAANPDVQGYELGPFHHYLRFGYAEGRALS; encoded by the coding sequence ATGGCCAAAGTCAGGGTTATCATGATGCAACGCGACGAGGGAGACAATCTCGCGCGCTGGCTCACCCACTATGGCAATCTGTTCGATTTCCCGAACCTTGAGATCATGGATAACGGATCGGTCGATCCGATGACGATCGATCTTCTCAAGGAAGCTGAAAAGGCAGGGGTGCGTATCTATTGGGGATATGACACGCTCAACGACTTCCACAACAAGGGCGGCCACTTCGGCAACATCGTCAAATCCTGGGACAATACCTTCGACTACGACTTTGCCTTGCCGCTCGATTGCGACGAAATCCTCGCGGCCGTAACGGATAACGGCCTCAGCACGGATAAGGCCGATATCCACCGCACGCTCAACCAATTGAAAGGACTGTCGCAATCCTGCCGGATGGACATGCTGATGTTCAACGTTCCGGGGCGTCCAGGCTGGTTCGCACCAGATCGCGCGTTTCACAAAGGGTTCCTTCCCGCGCGGACGATGGAGATCATCGACAACGGCCAGCACGATCCCCAGTCGAAAACACCCGGTTACGTTTCCGTGCCGCTGACCTATCTGCACTGGCACAACGCGTCGTTCGAGGAAACCCAGCAACGCGCCCGGCGCAAGATGGAACCACGCGCCGCCGACCTGACCGACCGCGAGGCATTGCTCGCCTACAAGCAGACTCCCAATGCACCGGGGGTGCATCTCATCGATCTTCTGCTGATGGAACCCGCCGAATACTACAACAAATACGCCGACGAGGTGACCTTCTACGCCCCCTCCCACGGCGGGCGTACGGTGCTGCACGCGCGGGGCCAATACCGGCTGTGGGATTCAGCCGCCTACCTCGCTGCCAACCCGGACGTTCAGGGTTATGAATTAGGCCCTTTCCATCATTACCTCCGCTTCGGCTACGCGGAAGGTCGCGCCCTCTCCTGA
- a CDS encoding DUF6525 family protein — translation MPTPRMDHVTTNDQTRREEIWRRFDGDDWAAFDQLPTAVRRRLMEHAYDAWSVNVLMLWRHYKRVHGPGNRAERALLRYLDYCERLERDAFAERHETLPHIAARASVLRYDNATSGASGASGASGASGRRRPGSEHVASQGF, via the coding sequence ATGCCAACTCCGCGAATGGATCACGTCACAACAAACGATCAGACACGTCGTGAAGAAATCTGGCGACGCTTCGATGGCGACGACTGGGCAGCATTCGACCAGTTACCGACGGCCGTTCGCCGTCGCTTGATGGAACACGCCTATGACGCATGGTCGGTCAATGTCCTGATGCTGTGGCGGCATTACAAACGCGTCCACGGTCCGGGAAACCGGGCGGAGCGCGCCCTGCTTCGCTATCTCGATTATTGCGAGCGGCTGGAGCGCGACGCGTTCGCCGAACGTCATGAGACGCTGCCCCATATTGCCGCACGTGCCAGCGTGTTGCGCTACGACAACGCCACATCCGGTGCATCCGGTGCATCCGGTGCATCCGGTGCATCCGGTCGAAGACGACCGGGTTCGGAACATGTTGCTTCGCAAGGCTTTTGA
- a CDS encoding AMP nucleosidase: protein MSTRSMESFFDLVGTDFVPFNEVDGALERIAALYHEGVAKLRAAFAAREAVTTFYPYLAFPLARGVTPTDIRPPFDNILEPAFYGTTLTRPSLFRTYWRAQIEDLLTHYRQPVYVGLSKRPMPLSYVMEDAVTGLAESDMRILQNRFALPDLHATDDTIANCEIVPRPDQPRPLALFTAERTDYSLARLHHYTGTAPRHFQRFILLTNYQRYVDSFREYGRAQVDLGTEYDAFVEPGDVVYREGRSTGTPLASLPQMPAYHLRRPDGDGITLVNIGVGPSNAKTITDHLAVLRPHCWLMVGHCAGLRRSQVLGDYVLAHGYVRDDHVLDDDLPPWVPVPPIAEVQVALQKAMLRVTGLDERDIKTRLRTGTVMTTDNRNWELRLQALFAQINMSRSIAVDMESATIAANGFRFRVPYGTLLCVSDKPLHGELKLRGMANAFYRERVSQHLMVGIETMRDLRARGMTSLHSRKLRGFDEPPFR from the coding sequence ATGTCCACTCGATCGATGGAATCGTTCTTCGATCTCGTCGGCACTGATTTCGTGCCGTTCAACGAGGTCGATGGCGCCCTGGAGCGTATTGCTGCCCTCTATCACGAAGGCGTGGCGAAACTTCGGGCCGCGTTCGCGGCACGTGAGGCTGTGACGACCTTCTATCCCTATCTCGCATTCCCGTTGGCACGTGGCGTGACGCCGACCGATATCCGGCCCCCTTTCGACAATATCCTGGAGCCCGCCTTCTACGGCACCACGCTGACACGCCCATCCCTGTTCAGGACTTACTGGCGCGCGCAGATCGAAGACCTGCTGACGCATTACCGGCAGCCTGTCTATGTCGGTCTGTCCAAACGCCCGATGCCGTTATCCTACGTCATGGAAGATGCCGTTACCGGGCTGGCGGAAAGTGACATGCGGATCCTGCAGAATCGCTTCGCGCTGCCCGATCTGCACGCGACGGACGATACGATCGCCAATTGCGAGATCGTGCCGCGTCCGGACCAGCCGCGTCCGTTGGCGCTGTTCACGGCCGAGCGCACCGATTATTCCCTGGCGCGGCTGCATCACTATACCGGAACCGCGCCCCGGCACTTCCAGCGTTTCATCCTGCTGACCAACTATCAGCGCTATGTGGACAGCTTCCGGGAGTATGGCCGCGCCCAGGTCGATCTCGGCACGGAATACGATGCTTTCGTCGAACCGGGAGATGTCGTCTATCGCGAGGGCCGGTCGACCGGCACGCCGCTGGCCAGCCTGCCGCAGATGCCGGCCTATCACCTGCGCCGCCCGGATGGCGACGGCATCACGCTGGTCAATATCGGCGTCGGCCCGTCCAATGCCAAAACCATTACGGACCATCTGGCGGTGCTGCGGCCGCATTGCTGGCTCATGGTCGGGCATTGCGCCGGCCTGCGCCGCTCGCAGGTCCTGGGCGACTATGTTCTGGCGCATGGCTATGTGCGAGACGATCATGTGCTGGACGACGACCTGCCGCCCTGGGTGCCGGTGCCGCCGATCGCCGAGGTTCAGGTGGCCCTGCAAAAGGCCATGCTGCGCGTCACCGGGCTGGACGAGCGCGATATCAAGACGCGCCTGCGAACCGGCACGGTCATGACCACCGACAACCGGAACTGGGAACTGCGGCTGCAGGCGCTGTTCGCGCAGATCAACATGAGCCGGTCGATCGCCGTCGACATGGAATCGGCCACCATCGCCGCGAACGGTTTCCGCTTCCGCGTGCCATACGGCACGTTGCTCTGCGTCTCCGACAAGCCGCTGCATGGCGAACTCAAGCTGCGCGGCATGGCCAATGCGTTCTATCGCGAACGCGTCAGCCAGCATCTGATGGTGGGAATCGAGACGATGCGCGATCTTCGGGCGCGAGGCATGACCAGCCTGCATTCCCGGAAGCTGCGCGGCTTCGACGAGCCGCCGTTCCGGTAG
- a CDS encoding MAPEG family protein, with product MPIAKGAFMTTELGLLIVTIVFGLFQVLGTGMVVSQERGLNFSMSARDDERPLTGARARIHRAYRNFMETFGFFAAAVLVAGLLGRHDALTLSGAWVYVISRFIYWPLYVWGVPVIRSLVWGASVVGIVLVLLGIVVG from the coding sequence ATGCCCATCGCGAAAGGCGCCTTCATGACGACGGAACTCGGCCTTCTTATCGTTACCATTGTCTTCGGCCTGTTTCAGGTTCTGGGGACCGGCATGGTCGTCAGCCAGGAGCGCGGACTGAATTTCTCCATGAGCGCGCGGGATGACGAACGCCCGCTGACCGGCGCGCGGGCGCGTATCCATCGGGCCTACCGCAATTTCATGGAGACGTTCGGCTTCTTCGCCGCCGCCGTGCTCGTCGCGGGGCTGCTGGGACGGCATGACGCCCTGACACTGTCCGGCGCGTGGGTCTATGTCATCTCGCGGTTCATCTACTGGCCGCTCTATGTCTGGGGCGTGCCGGTGATTCGCTCGCTCGTCTGGGGTGCGTCCGTGGTCGGGATCGTGCTTGTCCTGCTGGGGATTGTCGTCGGATGA
- a CDS encoding M3 family oligoendopeptidase translates to MRSNLGIMNSHLSRPRHDANAGSSATPDDGATPRWDLSDLYAGLDDPAITDDLAACEARARRFAERWKGRIATVTAPDLAEALAEYQAIDEGLGRLGSFSQLSFSAHTTDPATGRFAQDIQERLTDISAHLLFFTLELNRVEDAPLAALTADPALAGWRPFLRDLRVFRPYQLSDDVEQVLMEKSVTGRAAWNRLFDETMATLTVTLDGEEKPLGEALNQLSDADREKRRLAAGQVSAVLDGNKRLFGMITNVLAKDKAIGDGLRGYPRPTSSRNRGNMVEDEVVDALVAAVDADYPRLAHRYYSMKAKWLGLDRLQHWDRNAPLPGADDRRISWPDAKNIVRSAYDAFDPRLGEIVGRFMTNPWIDAAAVPGKSSGAFAHPTVPGVHPYILMNYHGRTRDVMTLAHELGHGAHQILAARQGYLQSATPLTLAETASVFGEMLTFQSLLDAETDPQRRRLMLAAKVEDMLNTVVRQIAFYQFETRLHDERRKGEISVERIGEIWREVQTRSLGPAFEFTPDYDIYWSYVPHFVHSPFYVYAYAFGDCLVNALYGVFRNGAPAFQDKYMAMLEAGGTKRHKELLAPFGLDATDPAFWRKGLDVIAGFIDQLAQDEPEARRS, encoded by the coding sequence ATGCGCTCTAATCTCGGCATCATGAACAGTCATCTTTCCCGTCCCCGCCATGACGCCAATGCCGGTTCGTCCGCGACACCCGACGACGGTGCAACACCGCGCTGGGATCTTTCGGATCTCTATGCCGGCCTCGACGATCCGGCGATCACCGATGATCTGGCGGCCTGTGAAGCGCGCGCCCGGCGTTTCGCCGAACGCTGGAAGGGCCGGATCGCGACGGTCACGGCGCCCGATCTGGCCGAGGCGTTGGCCGAATATCAGGCCATCGACGAGGGGCTGGGCCGGTTGGGTTCGTTCTCGCAGCTCAGCTTTTCCGCGCATACGACGGACCCGGCCACCGGGCGTTTCGCGCAGGATATCCAGGAACGACTGACGGATATCTCCGCGCATCTTCTGTTCTTCACGCTCGAACTCAACCGCGTCGAGGATGCGCCCCTTGCCGCGCTGACCGCCGATCCGGCGCTTGCCGGATGGCGGCCATTCCTGCGCGATCTGCGGGTGTTCCGTCCCTATCAGTTGTCGGACGATGTCGAGCAGGTCCTGATGGAGAAATCCGTCACCGGTCGCGCGGCGTGGAACCGGTTGTTCGATGAGACCATGGCGACCCTGACGGTGACGCTCGACGGCGAGGAAAAGCCGCTGGGCGAGGCGCTCAACCAGTTGTCCGACGCCGACCGGGAGAAGCGCCGTCTGGCTGCCGGGCAGGTCAGCGCCGTGCTGGACGGCAACAAGCGGCTGTTTGGGATGATTACCAACGTGCTCGCCAAGGACAAGGCGATCGGCGACGGCCTGCGTGGCTATCCGCGCCCGACCTCCAGCCGCAATCGCGGCAACATGGTGGAAGACGAGGTCGTGGATGCGCTGGTGGCGGCGGTGGATGCGGATTATCCGCGTCTGGCGCATCGCTATTACAGCATGAAGGCGAAATGGCTCGGGCTCGACAGGCTTCAGCACTGGGACCGCAACGCGCCGCTGCCGGGCGCCGACGATCGGAGGATCTCCTGGCCCGATGCCAAGAACATCGTCCGGTCGGCCTACGATGCCTTCGATCCACGCCTTGGCGAGATCGTCGGGCGTTTCATGACCAATCCCTGGATCGATGCCGCCGCCGTGCCGGGCAAGTCGTCCGGCGCGTTCGCCCATCCGACGGTGCCGGGCGTGCATCCGTATATCCTGATGAACTATCATGGCCGCACGCGGGATGTGATGACGCTGGCGCATGAACTGGGGCATGGCGCACACCAGATTCTGGCGGCAAGGCAGGGTTATCTGCAATCGGCCACGCCGCTGACGCTGGCGGAGACGGCATCTGTCTTTGGCGAGATGCTGACGTTCCAGTCCCTGCTGGATGCCGAAACCGACCCGCAGCGTCGGCGCCTGATGCTCGCGGCGAAGGTGGAGGACATGCTCAATACGGTCGTTCGCCAGATCGCCTTCTATCAGTTTGAGACCCGGCTGCACGACGAACGCAGGAAAGGCGAGATTTCGGTCGAGCGCATCGGCGAAATCTGGCGTGAGGTGCAGACGCGCAGCCTGGGGCCGGCCTTCGAATTCACGCCGGATTACGACATCTACTGGTCCTATGTGCCGCATTTCGTCCATTCGCCGTTCTATGTCTACGCATATGCCTTCGGCGATTGTCTGGTGAATGCGCTTTACGGCGTGTTCCGCAATGGCGCGCCGGCGTTTCAGGACAAATATATGGCCATGCTGGAAGCGGGGGGCACGAAGCGCCACAAGGAACTGCTCGCGCCTTTCGGGCTGGATGCGACGGACCCGGCCTTCTGGCGCAAGGGCCTCGATGTGATTGCGGGCTTTATCGACCAGCTTGCCCAGGATGAACCGGAGGCACGCCGGTCATGA
- a CDS encoding ABC1 kinase family protein, with amino-acid sequence MSEPNDLDQTGLLGELRRMARTSGAVGGIAARFAGSRLGIRSNKSVHANDLKAALGGLKGPLMKAAQLLSTIPGALPDEYAEELAQLQANAPPMGWSFVRRRMTAELGAGWERKFRSFSHDAVAAASLGQVHRGVTADGRAVACKLQYPDMTAAVESDLRQFRAAVGLFQQFAPVIKQEDVLVELTERLREELDYEREASHLRLYHLMLADTPDVSVPEPVETLSTKRLLTMDWVSGRGLQKVLDTNPTQEQRDAIARALFRAWYTPVYRYGVIHGDPHMGNFTVRDDFGLNLLDFGAIRIFPARFVKGIIELFTALSEKDEERAFHAYELWGFKGITRETARILNEWASFLYGPLMDDRERLIQNSDNPSEGRELLEKVYEGLKRTGSVQPSREFVLVDRSAIGLGSVFLRLGAKLNWHRMFQELIADFDEHALAERQKNALAAARVPPPLSGI; translated from the coding sequence ATGAGCGAACCCAACGATCTGGACCAGACCGGCCTGCTTGGCGAACTGCGTCGTATGGCGCGCACGTCCGGGGCCGTCGGTGGCATTGCGGCGCGGTTTGCCGGAAGTCGCCTCGGCATACGCTCCAACAAATCCGTCCACGCCAATGATCTGAAAGCGGCGCTTGGCGGCCTCAAGGGGCCGTTGATGAAGGCGGCGCAGCTGCTGTCCACCATTCCGGGGGCGCTGCCGGATGAATATGCGGAAGAACTTGCCCAGTTGCAGGCGAATGCACCGCCGATGGGATGGAGCTTCGTCCGTCGGCGCATGACGGCCGAACTGGGCGCGGGATGGGAACGGAAATTTCGCTCCTTCAGCCATGATGCCGTTGCAGCGGCCAGCCTCGGGCAGGTGCATCGTGGCGTGACGGCGGACGGGCGAGCCGTTGCCTGCAAGTTGCAATATCCGGACATGACAGCCGCCGTCGAATCCGATCTGCGGCAGTTCAGGGCGGCGGTCGGGCTGTTTCAGCAATTCGCGCCGGTCATCAAGCAGGAAGACGTGCTGGTGGAACTGACCGAGCGTCTGCGTGAGGAACTGGATTACGAACGGGAGGCGTCGCATCTGCGTCTCTATCACCTGATGCTGGCCGATACGCCGGACGTTTCCGTGCCGGAGCCTGTTGAGACGCTTTCCACCAAGCGGTTGCTCACCATGGACTGGGTCAGCGGGCGCGGGTTGCAGAAAGTGCTGGATACCAATCCCACGCAGGAGCAGCGCGATGCCATCGCGCGTGCCCTGTTCCGCGCCTGGTATACGCCCGTCTATCGCTATGGCGTTATTCATGGCGACCCGCATATGGGCAACTTCACGGTGCGCGATGACTTCGGCCTGAACCTGCTGGATTTCGGTGCGATCCGGATTTTCCCGGCGCGATTCGTCAAGGGCATCATCGAACTGTTCACGGCGCTGAGCGAGAAGGACGAGGAACGCGCCTTCCATGCCTATGAACTCTGGGGGTTCAAGGGGATCACGCGTGAGACGGCGCGGATTCTGAACGAATGGGCCAGTTTCCTTTACGGTCCATTGATGGATGACCGCGAACGCCTGATCCAGAACAGCGACAATCCCAGTGAAGGGCGTGAATTGCTGGAGAAGGTCTATGAAGGCCTCAAGCGGACAGGCAGCGTGCAGCCGTCGCGTGAGTTCGTTCTGGTGGACCGCTCGGCCATCGGTCTGGGGAGCGTATTCCTGCGGCTGGGGGCCAAATTGAACTGGCACCGGATGTTCCAGGAACTGATTGCCGACTTCGACGAACATGCCTTGGCCGAGCGGCAAAAGAACGCCCTTGCGGCGGCACGTGTGCCACCACCGTTGAGCGGGATTTAA